In one Kitasatospora cineracea genomic region, the following are encoded:
- a CDS encoding acyl carrier protein, producing the protein MSAPAAESAAPATAEEIRGWIADRVAYYLQRPAEEIDPAVPLTEYGLDSVYAFALCGDIEDALHLSVDPTLVWDVNTVDALAAHLSGLARGR; encoded by the coding sequence ATGTCCGCACCCGCCGCCGAGTCCGCCGCCCCCGCCACCGCCGAGGAGATCCGCGGCTGGATCGCCGACCGCGTCGCCTACTACCTGCAGCGCCCGGCCGAGGAGATCGACCCGGCCGTGCCGCTCACCGAGTACGGCCTGGACTCGGTCTACGCCTTCGCCCTGTGCGGCGACATCGAGGACGCCCTGCACCTGTCGGTCGACCCGACGCTGGTGTGGGACGTCAACACCGTCGACGCCCTGGCCGCCCACCTGTCCGGCCTCGCCCGGGGCCGCTGA